Sequence from the Mytilus galloprovincialis chromosome 10, xbMytGall1.hap1.1, whole genome shotgun sequence genome:
GAGAACATGGTTGCTTTGGCAGCGCCTATCGCATCAAAGACACACTCAAGCCTGGGTAATGAAAAGTAAATCGATTTTGTTTGCTTATTGACCTTACGATAATCGATTGCGAATCGATATGACCCATCGCGCTTGCGCACTAGGAGTACTGGAGAAAACCAGTCAGATGTTGAAGGCACAATAATGTTGTTATCTAACATTTCTTGGACTTGTCTATCTATTTCTCTTTGTAAGTGTGGTGGTTGTCGATAAAATGGCATTTTCACCGGATGTGAATCGTGTGTTTCGATCTTATGCTTAAACGATGTAGCTTGGCCTAATTCTTTCAAGTTCGTAGCAAAAACATTCTTGTTTTCATTAAGGAACGTCCGAAGTTGCGATTTTTGTTGTGACGTCAACTCTGCTTTCGATAAATCGAATTCTAAATTGTCTCTGTTTGTGTTTTTCGGCTTTGTCTCTATTGTGTTTATGCTTTTAACATTGGCATTATCTAAAGTCTGCATATATTGTGCATCTACGTTAATTGCATTTGCAAGTACATAGCGTCTTGGTAAGTGTACGGTTTTATTTGTTGGATTAATGATTCTAAATACTGACTTACCTTTGTTGACTGTAACTATGCATCGTGCACCCATTAGCTGCTTCTTTTCAAGATTTGGATTGGGTTCTAATAGAACTTGCTCACCTTGGATTCTTCTTGACACATGCACTGGTAGAACTATCTCGGAATTGGCAGGCAATGCACAAGATTTAAAACATCGAGCTAAACCTGAATTAGTCTCAAGTGAACAAATTTTAGCACATTTATCTGATATTTCCATAGATTTTCTAGATAAATTAATAGTTACATTGTTTGTCTCTAAAAAGTCTACACCTATGATGAGTGAATGTGGTAAAGTGTCAATGAcatgaaaatcaaaatcaaaacatttgtctTTTATCTTAATAGTCAAAAATACTTTTCCTAGCACCCTTAATTTTTGTTGTCCTATACCTAAAACTGAATATAcatgtgttttctttaaatttggttTACTCATgaaaatcttatttaaaaatgATTGTGATATGCATGATATGTCTGCACCGGTGTCAACCAAAGCTTTTGTTGGTATACTATTTACTAAAACGCGAGTTGTGTTTTTATGTAATATTGTCGTTAAGTTGATTTTAACCGACTTTCCATTGTGCCTATCCTTGGGAAAACCTTGGACAGGCGCGAATTCCTATCTATGAGGATTTTGATTTTGAGGATACTGATTTTGAGCAtaattattttgttgattttgatGTGGCGAGTATTGATTTTGTGGATATTGATTGTACCTCTTAGCTTTTCTACACACTTGTTCAAAATGACCCTTAACTTTACAAAACCGACAAATTGAATTTTGTGCAGGGCATGATTGTCTATTCAAACAGTACCTACCACATCCTTGACAAGATGAGCTCTGTGGACGTTGGTAGTTCCGTTGCTGGAAAGTAGTTTTTGGTCGTTGTTGGTAATTTTGCCTTTGGTACGGTCCATTAGACTGGTTGTTGTTGTGGGCCTGTATGGCTGACATTTCGGCGACGCTGCTGCTGAGTTTGTCCGTCAACATGGCCGACAGTCTGTCCTCCATACTGGCTATGTTGGCTACCTGCAAAGTTAGATTTTCGATAGGTTTTGCCGTCGTCATCTGGACCGTCTTCTCCGCAATCGAGGCTGCAGCCAAAAACTGTTGATGAGTTTTTGGTACCTGAGGCATAACTATTGCTGCTAGATCTGGCCTCAATCCTCCAACTAGCATGCTCACCAGGATAGCTTCTGGCACGTTGCTGTCGGAAGTTTGCGCCAGAATTCTGTTTATGTAGTCATTGACTGATTCAGATTGGTGTTGTTTTATATGCTGGAGGCTGTATTCGAGGTTCCGTCTCTGGAATCGTTCCAAAAACGCCTCCTTCAGACGCTGCAGGTTTCTGCGAACGCCTTCCTCCAGCGAATAGAACCAGTCTTGCACAGTGTTTGACACATGCAGCGGAAACATGCCAACTATTTCGCTCTCCGTGAACCTGTACAATGTGCAGTATTGAATAAAGAGACTCCAAAATTTGATTGGATTTTGGTCTCCTCCTTCGAACTTCTGCAGGGACACGTTTCCCATGTGTTTTGATCCCCTTGTTTCAGGCTGGGACGCCTGTGGTTGTACCGGTTGCAACTGGTTAAGCTGCTTTTGCAGTTGAAGCTGTCGTTCCAAGTTTTGAACTTGCAACTGCAACTGCTGCTTCTCCGGGTCCTCTTGTTGCTGCCGCATAAGCGCTTGGTCAGGCGTGGACTGGCTTGGCGGCTGTGCCAACGGCTGAAATAACCTTTCCGTCAAGGTACGGTTCTTATCAGTCAGGGACGTGCCTTTGGCAGGTGTAGTCCCCCCTGAAGcttcattttcaattgttgtttttgCCGCCGATAACGGACTAGGGTTGTTAATGGATGTCGGTATCGTTGATGCCACCGGTGTTACTGGCATTTTTGACAAATCAGTTCTCTTACTCCTTAGAAGATAGTCGTTCATCGTATCTCTGTTTTTGTAGTTGACAGGAGTGGACATCTTGATTGTTTCTTTTGCTTAAAATTTCGGGACTTTCGGGCCTCCACCAAAATTATCAGGACTTATTTTACTGTCTCGTAGTTATTAAGACGGACCTGTAACTCTGCCGTAGTTTGGCTTTGGGTGGGACGTTTTGGCTGTGAATAATAGAAATGAAGTTTCTATATTTTAATATGCCGCAACACCGAAGTCATGTATTACAATTAAcaatacataataatatatatacaaacataacaaatatagATAAAGAATAATTGAAGAAGTTTCcataatatgtatataaataagcGGTTGACCTTATGAGGTTAACATCCTAAATTATGTAAATAAGTTGTCCATTTAAACTTGATAATAGAAAGATAATTTATGTTCTagtttatttaattaaatattgTATTAATTGTTTATCTGATATTGACACAACTTTGCATAAACATTCAAACCAAGTAATTTAATAATTTGAATTAACTTtgcttttgaataaataataatataaaaataatttatctttATCGAGTACTCAGTTTACTGCTTAAAACTTAACGAAAAATAGTTCAACTAACCTGTGAATAATAGAAATGAAGTTTCTATATTTTAATCTGCCGCAACACCGAAGTGCCTAGTGTTGGGCGAAACAGGTTTATATAGTACTTTCGTTAGCAATAAACTGAGGCCCATTTAAGTTATTTGTTTAATACTTTTGCTAAAAGcttataataatttcttaataaatttCCTTCTTTTCTCCTCACATTTTTGTTGTTGGAAACACCCAACTGACCGCTATTTAATATACATGGACATCACATATTTTGTTTGATGTATTATTTAATAATTCGTAACTGGATAAGATTCAATACATATATCAATTGATTTATCTGTGTATTCGATTTGACCGAAGAAAAGTTGCATAACAAACTTGTAAAGTGTTTGACTTAGCTTGAGGTTTCACATGTAATATTGACCTTTAACAACATTTATCTATAGTGACCGTTATAACGTAACTAACTTTATTAAGTATATTTGCCAAATGAATTTAATCAATTCTTTACAACTTTAATTTAAAGTCgctttaatgtaaaatattctcAAATTATGGATTGTCCGTTTTaccaaaattaaagtaaaatttatttcCTCACACTTTCAAGTAGGCCGCTTAATACCATCAAATAGTTTAAAGTATACTAAATTAATTAATTATAGTTAACTTCTTTAAAAAGCATAAtttatatgtgaaaataaaatttataattatttctgGAGAAGCAACAAATGCGTTATTTTAGATTAATTTCATGCTGTTGATGATTTTTCAAATTCACTTGACAGGTTTGACTTTTCGACTTTTTACGCATGCATGAACCACTCAATCTTCTAAACCAAAATTTTCCTACTTTATCAAATGAACATTAGAAAAATTGGATTTGGTGCAACTAATATATAAAAGCTCTCTTTAGTAAAGGAAAATGCGAATTTGTCAGATATAGTGACTGAAAGCTTAATCAGAAGACTAGATTAAATTGTCTACTCAAAAGTGATTACATATGTGATAACATATATGTGTACGTTTCAGTTATACAGTTTGGCGACAGGTTGTaggtcaggggcggatccagccattttaaaaagcggggttcccaacccaggacaaaaggggaggggttccaattacatgtccccattcaaatgcattgatcgtcccaaaaaaagggggggttccaacccccggacccccccccttctggatccgcgcctgtaggtattcctatgggaaTCAATTGCGTTTAATTAATAGCTAGTATGTTTTGAAGTTATGAATATAGCTTACGGTCAACATTAGTAAAGATCCGTTTAAATTGCATTCAATAGTCAAATTCAACAACACACATCTTTCCATTTTTTCCCCAgttaaatcataacaaaattaaaattctCAACATACCGTCATAATAAGTCCTTTCGCGGCCTTTAAGTAGCGTGTTATGCAGTTTGGCttattgttgaaggatgtacgaTGATAAATAGTCAGTTGAAGTTGAGAATTGAAATTGGGAATTGTTTATTTCGTTTCTCTATATATACAGTGGCGATTTGTCTCAATGgaaatcatgccacatcttattttcatatgatataaaTAGCAATAACTGCCCTTTcttagatttagatatttcactaaatttattctaaaattaAGTACAGACaggaatttttttttcgttccCTTTGATTGTTAATTTTCCAAATTTTGCAAGATGAAATTCCCTTAGTCACAACTTATGGCAGTGTCTGTATActagtttgtttgtttgattggttgattgatatTCGTGGAAGTCAGGTTCTATTGTCTGCATGTGGTGACCTTATAGATTTCACTATTAAATGGTGTTAACCgcaaaaaaattaaaccttttatAGATTCTTTTATAGGTTTGGTTTTAGAACACTTATTGAATATGGGATAAACCATCCGAATTTTTGCgtcgatttttttttcagagactGTAGATTTAGGCATGTTTCATGTAAGCTTATTAATCGTTTAAAAAAACTTGTTCTACAAAGTTATCAATTAACACTTTGATAAGATGTTTGATTACTGTTCTTatcattgtttttgttataaaaaaaataaataaaaaaataccataaCTATATATCTGTATTGCTATTGCTATGCAGTTATATTATACAGATATAGCCTTTGCATGATGatgatacaaggatatattgacctgaaagaagtatttTGACTGAGGACTGAGttttattgtgcgtattgttgtctgtttgtcttttctacattggctagaggtataaggggtgAGGTctccaaaacatgtttaaccccgccgcatttttgcgcctgtccaaagtctggccgttagtcttgtatgattttttttattttagttcctTTAATATGTAACGGAGTttatagtccggcggctacaagcatatatcagacgaattgtgcacatcctgctacaagcatcaAATTTGGCATAGAcattcctcaactattactctttgatttcagatagggaggcatttgaaaaaaatgttccaCTTCCGGTAACATTCAAAATGGCGAACATCATACtcaaatcagcccaatatcgaaggctagtatgtgaataggtgttattatcatgctactatcataacaTTCAGTACCAtctttgttttttactacttttggatatattatataggttAGATGTCTTTATaacccctacttccggtaaaatccaacttggctgacattgtactaaaataagcttattttttagggagggttaTTGAAGTGTgatttaacgtattgctactatcattacattatgcaggaacctttctttagTGCTTCTCATAGACACAATGTGTAAGACGTATATCTTTAaaaaccttacttccggtaatataaaaaaatggcggacatagaaatatagatttattatttaaatattcaacttttttcaacatgtaaagaaaatgttgttttttgtgctgctcattaaacttttggctttaagttatccccgGGGGGACCCGATTTTCCCCATAACAACGACTGTGGCATCCCTttttacatccacaatgtacaaacGTCTAACAAAAGgatgaggcctcagaaagagttttttttttaaaagggaccttctttgtcccttcgccattCATTAGCGCCTGGACTGGCTATCATAAGAGCCAATTCAAAGCTCGTCCCCTAAACACCTGCTTGAGTTTATTGAacgttttacatgctgaaaaagactagaccaagttgaggaAACAACCTCAATTAGCCTCCCCCTttgtgcaaatagttattttcttgcttcgttaaccatgttagtTTGTGCGATCCTACAGTAAAACCCCGttgatttaggctgatcaatcatcattctttatgttaaagtcacatcttcaaatgctatcaatgtctcccacgcagtatttttccattttcaagccaacagagaaccgtatcacaaccggtaaaggcatGGATCACAATACGTGTTTGTGATCACGCATTGCCAAGTGCATTTGacaggccattgatagatattaatccaaagtgTTTTGCCTTCCCAAagacaatccatagttcgtctacccctatgtcagcATCATAAGTACTGTTTCGGTaatccgtgacataggggtagacgaactatggattgtctTTGGGAAGACTGTTCTAATCAaattcgtgtttcactgcattagacacatgcaccatgattcttgTGTCAGCCTCGTAATGTGAACTTagtgctaaacttgaaatacatcacgtggttgataacactgaacatcctgagcatttgttgctacaactaccatactCATTCAAGACTACATTCACTCTTGTTAAAGtgtcaaggtattttattaaagGTATTTTATTAAAGTAAAGACATAATACTCAATCAGCAAACTCGAAAGGAAACACCCTGAAACTGTAACAACAGTGGATGTAGTCTCGGATGCGTACATATACTGGTAGTTTGTAGGCTGCCACGAGACGCAAGAGCTACCgttaggggaaagggaatacacagacgaatccagggtcaaaacaaattcctcaaaattggcaaatttttgtgagagatgacgacaataagaaagaactttttaattttcattcacagcagcttgctcaataaaattttgaggaaatggtAGTTGTaacaacaaatgctcaggatgttcagtGTTATCCGCCACttgatgtttcaagtttagcaccatgtttaCATGAAGAGACTGACAGTAGAATCAAAATgaatgtgtctgatgcagtggaTCACAAACTTAACTGAGTCATaactcgaacagtcgatactgatgtcattactgtttcgctattccgtgacaaaGGGACAGACAAACTTTAGTTTGCATTTGAAAGTGGGAAAAGCTTTAGATACATATCTATCCacgacctttcaaatgcactaggcattgaGAGTTTACACTTTGCTGAAAAGGGAACTGTGTTGGTGACTCGgatgaagatgtgactttaacatttaaaatgataattgaccagtcaacatcaccagatatggatttgataatgtcaTTGATAAAGCGATATGTTGTTTTGTTGTAACATCGaaaaaacttatcagatggggttaacaaagcaagaaaacatgtgttttttagAAGCGGTAAGACTAATTGGGGCTATTCCCACTACTCGGTCTAGTCTTTTACAGCATGTAAAGCGTGCAAAGTACCATAGCGGGTGTGAATGAGTAATAATTTTGGAATTGGTTCATATGCTAActagtccagacgcttatgaatggcgaatgaacaaatatgatccatgggaaccTTTTTgaacaactctttgtgaggcctcttcatcttTAAGACTTATCAGGAGgttgtacattatggatgtaagaaacaataccaaatagtagtaatttcaaaaatgttttagtaatttagtgattttattttgttttaatcaatctatcgaAAAAAcactacatcgaagatatggattgaggacttacctttgaaatttacgccatattttttaccggaagtgtcaactttgtatttaaacatttacaacagaatagaataagtggttttggggataacttaaagccaaaagtttaatgagcagcacaaaaaacaacattttctttacatgctgaaaaaagttgaatatttaaataataaatcgatatttctatgtccgccattttttttatattaccggaagtaagggtgtTAAAGATATTCGTCTTATACATTGTGTTCATGAGTAGCACTAAGGAAAGGTTCCTGCataatgtaatgatagtagcattACGTTAAAACACacttcaattaccctccctaaaaaaatagccatgttggattttaccggatgTAGGATTTTTAAAGACATCTATCTATagaatatatccaaaagtagtaaaaaacaaaggtttgtactaaatattatgatagtagcatgatagtagcatgataataacacctattcacatactagccttcgatattgggctgatttaagtatgatgtccgccattttgtattttactggaagtgagacatttttttcaaatgcctccctatctgaaat
This genomic interval carries:
- the LOC143049869 gene encoding uncharacterized protein LOC143049869, producing the protein MSTPVNYKNRDTMNDYLLRSKRTDLSKMPVTPVASTIPTSINNPSPLSAAKTTIENEASGGTTPAKGTSLTDKNRTLTERLFQPLAQPPSQSTPDQALMRQQQEDPEKQQLQLQVQNLERQLQLQKQLNQLQPVQPQASQPETRGSKHMGNVSLQKFEGGDQNPIKFWSLFIQYCTLYRFTESEIVGMFPLHVSNTVQDWFYSLEEGVRRNLQRLKEAFLERFQRRNLEYSLQHIKQHQSESVNDYINRILAQTSDSNVPEAILVSMLVGGLRPDLAAIVMPQVPKTHQQFLAAASIAEKTVQMTTAKPIENLTLQVANIASMEDRLSAMLTDKLSSSVAEMSAIQAHNNNQSNGPYQRQNYQQRPKTTFQQRNYQRPQSSSCQGCGRYCLNRQSCPAQNSICRFCKVKGHFEQVCRKAKRYNQYPQNQYSPHQNQQNNYAQNQYPQNQNPHR